In Clostridium sp. DL-VIII, the following proteins share a genomic window:
- the tilS gene encoding tRNA lysidine(34) synthetase TilS, with translation MYKKVLSYVKDNNLIESGDKILIALSGGPDSMCLLNILYELKEELNIDIAAAHLNHLLRGEDALRDEEYVIDICNEMGIKCFTKRVDINAYAKEQKLSSEMAGRSVRYNFFDEILNQEGFNKIATAHNANDQAETILFRLMRGTGLEGLGGIKAFRDNKIIRPILCLSRNEVEEYIKLKKIYPRIDKTNFERTYNRNKIRLDILPYMKENFNGDIIQTLSRMSVLLQKDNEFLENLALDLYNNCCIEYDDYFIIKKEIFKKEEAIVNRVLRHAITKFSQSDYDFEMKHIYKILYLSKNDSGKIVDLPNGIYAENIYGDIYIKSKEKKRTIKNEKEEIILIKNNINKTTVNFDGFNIKFYVIEDYDKDKINLKENKLIKYFDFDKINNNISVRYRRDGDRIIPLGMSGNKKLKDIFIDMKIPKEERDNIPILCFDEKIAWIIEIRTSEEYKLTNKSKNILKVAIERKEY, from the coding sequence TTGTATAAAAAAGTACTATCTTATGTCAAAGATAATAATTTAATAGAAAGTGGAGATAAAATTTTAATAGCTCTTTCTGGAGGCCCGGATTCTATGTGTCTTTTAAATATTTTATATGAATTAAAGGAAGAGTTGAATATAGACATAGCAGCAGCACATTTAAATCATCTCTTAAGAGGAGAAGATGCGTTACGAGACGAAGAATATGTAATTGATATTTGTAACGAAATGGGAATAAAGTGTTTCACTAAGAGAGTAGATATAAATGCATATGCTAAAGAACAAAAGCTTTCTTCTGAGATGGCAGGAAGAAGTGTTAGGTACAATTTTTTTGATGAAATTTTAAATCAGGAGGGTTTTAATAAGATTGCTACTGCACATAATGCTAATGATCAAGCAGAAACAATTTTGTTTAGGCTTATGAGAGGAACTGGACTAGAAGGTCTTGGTGGAATTAAAGCATTTAGGGATAACAAAATAATAAGGCCAATTTTGTGCTTAAGCAGAAATGAAGTTGAAGAGTATATAAAACTAAAAAAAATATATCCTAGAATAGATAAGACTAATTTTGAAAGAACCTATAATAGAAATAAAATAAGATTAGATATATTGCCATATATGAAAGAAAATTTTAATGGGGATATAATACAAACATTAAGCAGAATGTCGGTGCTATTGCAGAAAGATAACGAATTTCTAGAAAATTTAGCTCTAGATTTATATAATAATTGTTGTATAGAATATGATGATTATTTTATAATAAAAAAGGAAATATTTAAGAAAGAAGAGGCAATTGTTAACAGAGTTCTAAGGCATGCTATAACTAAATTTTCGCAATCGGATTATGATTTTGAAATGAAACATATATATAAAATTTTGTATCTATCAAAAAATGATTCAGGGAAAATAGTAGATTTGCCTAATGGTATTTATGCTGAGAATATTTATGGAGATATATACATAAAAAGCAAAGAAAAAAAACGTACTATAAAAAATGAAAAAGAAGAAATAATTTTAATTAAGAATAATATAAATAAAACTACAGTTAATTTTGATGGATTTAATATTAAATTTTACGTAATAGAGGATTATGATAAAGATAAAATAAACCTGAAAGAAAATAAGCTGATAAAGTATTTTGATTTTGATAAAATAAATAATAACATTTCAGTAAGATATAGGAGAGATGGAGATAGAATTATTCCATTAGGTATGAGTGGAAATAAAAAACTAAAAGACATTTTTATTGATATGAAAATTCCTAAGGAAGAAAGAGATAATATTCCAATTTTATGTTTTGATGAAAAGATTGCATGGATTATTGAAATTAGAACATCAGAAGAATATAAACTTACAAATAAAAGTAAAAATATATTAAAAGTAGCTATTGAGAGAAAGGAATATTAA
- the hpt gene encoding hypoxanthine phosphoribosyltransferase codes for MKQDIQEILFSEEVLAKRIKELASEISKDYKGKNLLVVGILKGSVLFAAELIKNISIPCEIDFMAVSSYGNSTETSGVVRILKDLDNSIEGKDILVVEDIVDTGVTLTYLLKYLEARKANSIEIVSLLNKQTRRISDLKVKYVGFEVPDGFIVGYGIDYAEKYRNLPFIGILKPEIYEK; via the coding sequence ATGAAACAAGATATACAAGAGATATTATTTTCAGAGGAAGTTTTGGCTAAGAGAATTAAGGAGCTTGCGAGCGAAATAAGCAAGGACTACAAAGGAAAGAATTTACTTGTAGTGGGGATTTTAAAGGGATCAGTGCTGTTTGCTGCAGAATTAATAAAAAACATATCAATACCATGTGAAATAGACTTTATGGCAGTATCTAGTTATGGAAATTCTACAGAAACATCTGGAGTTGTAAGAATTTTAAAAGATTTAGATAATAGTATTGAAGGTAAGGACATTTTGGTAGTGGAAGATATTGTTGATACAGGAGTTACATTGACATATTTGCTTAAATACTTGGAAGCGAGAAAAGCTAATAGCATAGAAATAGTATCGCTTTTAAATAAGCAAACGAGAAGAATTTCTGATTTAAAAGTTAAGTATGTTGGTTTTGAAGTTCCGGATGGATTTATAGTAGGATATGGAATAGATTATGCTGAAAAGTACAGAAATTTACCATTTATAGGAATATTGAAGCCAGAAATATATGAAAAATAG